GAGGCGGCCTGCCGCGGCGCCGATGCAACCGCGTGCAACAAAGGAGGCCGCCTGATGCCCCGTGTCCTTGTCGCCTATGTGCATTTCATTGACGGGCTGAACCGGCGCGTCGGCCGGTTCGCGATGTATCTGCTGTACGTCATCATGGCGATCATGATCGTCTCGATGCTGACCAAGGCCGCGCATGTCCCGGCGCTCTGGACGCTGGAAATGGCGCAGTTCACGCTGGTCGCCTATTACATGCTGGGGGCGCCCTTTGCGCTGCAGACCGACGTGAACGTGCGGATGGATCTGATCTACGGGCGGTTTTCGCACAAGGGGCGGGCGCTGACCGATGTCTTCACCGTCTTCTGCCTGATGTTCTATCTGGGCGTGATGCTCTATGGCGCCTTTGACAGCACGGTCTATTCCTTTGAAATGTCGGAACGAAATCCGACCGCCTGGCGCCCGGTGCTGTGGCCGATCAAGTCGATCATCACGCTTGCCTTCGGGCTGATGCTGCTGCAGGCGGTCGCGCTGCTGATCCGCGATGTCGCCACCCTGCGCGGAGTGAAACTCTGATGGATTACAACACCATTGCCGCGTTGATGTTCTCGTCGATGCTGTTGATGATGCTGACCGGCCAGCGTGTCTTTGGCGCCATCGGCGTGGTCGCCGTGGTCGCCGCGCTGGCGCTTTGGGGGCAGGGCGGGTCCGACATGGGCTTTTCCGCGGTGATGAAGCTGATGAAATGGACCGCGCTGCTGACGCTGCCGATGTTCGTCTTCATGGGCTATGTGATGAGCGAAACCCGGCTGGCCGAGGATCTGTACCGGATGTTTCACGTCTGGTTCGGGCCGCTGCCGGGGGGGCTGGCGATCGGCACGGTGATGCTGATGGTGCTGATTTCGGCGATGAACGGGCTTTCGGTCGCGGGCATGGCCATTGGCGCCACCATCGCGCTGCCCGAACTGCAGCGGCGCGGCTATGACAAGCTGATGATTTCGGGCGTGATTCAGGCGGGCTCCAGCCTTGGCATCCTGATCCCGCCCTCGGTCGTGCTGGTGCTTTACGCGATGATCGCGCGTCAGCCGGTGTCGAATCTCTGGCTTGCCGGGATCGTCCCGGGGCTTTTGATGGCGGCGCTGTTCATCCTTTACATCGTCATCCGCACCTGGGCGAACCCGGCGCTGGCGCCGCGGATGTCGGCCGAGGAACGCGCCGCGATCACCCGGGCCGAGAAATTCAGCCTGCTGCGGGCGGGGTTGCTGCCGGTCTTCATCTTCGTCGCGATGATGGTTCCCTTCATCAACGGCTGGGCCAGCCTGACCGAGACCTCGGTGATCGGCGTGGCGGCGACCGTGCTGGTCGCCTGGGGCAAGGGCCGGATGAGCTGGTATGTGCTGGAGACCGCGACGAAACAGACGCTGCTGATCACCGTGATGTTCATGATGATCATCACCGCGGCGCTGTCCTTTGGCGCGGTCTTTGACGGGCTTGGCGCGGGCCGGTCGATCCAGAGCTTCTTCACCGAGGATCTGGGGCTGGCGCCCTGGCAGATTCTGGTGCTGATGCAGGTCAGCTTCCTGATCATGGGGATGTTTTTGGACGATACCGCGATGCTGGTCATCGTCGCCCCGGTTTATGTCAGCCTTGCCAAGGCCTTGGGTTTCGATCTGATCTGGTATGGCGTGCTTTATACCATCACCTGCCAGATCGCCTACCTCACGCCGCCCTTTGGCTATAATCTGTTCCTGATGAAGGCGCTGGCGCCGCCGGACTACACGCTTCCGGTGATCTACCGCTCGGTCTGGCCCTTTGTTCTGGTGATGGTGCTGACGCTTGTGCTGATCATGGTGTTTCCGCAAATCGCGCTTTGGCTGCCGCAGGCGATGCTGGGGCGCTGACACGAACGACCCCGAAAATGGGGCATCAACCGACAAGGAGAGAAAGATGACGACGACGAGACGGACCTTCCTCACCACCGGCGCGGTGGGTGTTGCGGCGGGGCTGGCCACGCCCGCGCTGGCGCAATCGGCGCCGATCAAATGGCGGCTGCAGACCTATGCCGGCACGGTGCTGGCCGAGCAGGTGGTGAAACCGGCCATCGACGCTTTCAACACCATCGCGAATGGCCAGATGGAGATCGAGCTTTACACCTCGGACCAGCTGGTGCCGACGGGCGAGCTGTTCCGCGCGATGCAAAACGGCACCATCGATGCGGTGCAGTCGGATGATGACTCCATGGCCTCGCCCACGGAAGTCACGGTGTTCGGCGGCTATTTCCCGCTGGCCTTGCGCTATTCGCTCGATGTGCCTGCGCTTTTCAACGAATGGGGTCTCGATCAGATCTGGAAGGAAGAATACGCCAAGGTCGGCATCAAGCATATCTCGGCGGGGTCGTGGGACCCGTGCAACTTCAACATGAAGGAGCCGGTGAAGTCGCTCGCCGATCTGTCGGGCAAGCGCGTCTTCACCTTCCCGACCGCCGGGCGGTTCCTGGCGCAGTTCGGTGTCATCCCGGTCACGCTGCCCTGGGAAGATGTCGAAGTCGCGCTGCAGACGGGCGAGCTGGACGGTCTGGCCTGGTCGGGCATCACCGAGGATTACACCGCGGGCTGGTCGAAGGTCGCGCCCTATTTCCTGACCAACAACATCTCGGGCGCCTGGATCGGGCATTTCTTCGCCAATATGGAGCGCTGGAACGCCCTGCCGCCGCATCTGCAACAGCTGATGCAGACCTGTTTCGACCAGTCGCATTACCGCCGTCAGTGGTGGTATTGGGCGGGCGAAGCGAAATTGCGCGTCGAGGGTGCCGACATGACGCTGACCTCGCTTCCGCCCGAGGATTATGCGAAAATCGAGGAAGCCGCGCATAAATTCTGGGACGAGATCGCCACTGAGAGCCCGCTCAAGGCGAAGGTGGTCGAGATCATCAAGAAATACAACGACACGATGGTCAAGGCCGGCGTGCCCTATCGCTACTGATCGGTGGGGCCGGGGCACCCCCGGCCCTTTCCCCGCCCGAATAGGAGAGAGAGATGCCCGCTAACCTGACCTTTGCCGCGCTGACCGATGCCGTCGCGAAGGGCGAGATCGACACTGTCATCACCTGCCTCTGCGACATGCAGGGCCGCTTGCAGGGCAAGCGTTTCCACGCCGCGCATTTTCTGGAAAGCGCGCATGAGGAGACGCATTGCTGCAACTATCTGCTGGCGACCGACATGGAGATGATCACCGTGCCGGGCTACAAGGCGTCTTCATGGTCGCGCGGCTATGGCGATTATGTGATGAAGCCGGATCTGGCGACCTTGCGACGGATCCCTTGGGCGCCAGGCACGGCTTTGGTGATGTGCGATGTACTGGATCATCACACGCATGAGCTGGTTGCCCATGCGCCGCGCACGGTCTTGAAACGGCAGATCGAACGCGCGAAAGCCATGGGCTTTGACGTGATGATGGCGACCGAGCTTGAATTCTTCCTGTTCGAGGAAAGCTTTCCGGCGCTGTTTGACGCGGGCTATCCGCTGCCCACGCCGATGGCGCGCTATAACGTGGACTACAACCTGATGGGCTCGGCGCGGGATGAGAAAATCATGCGCGACATCCGCAACAAGCTTTATGGCGCGGGGATCCCGATCGAATGCTCGAAGGGCGAGGCCGAGGCCGGTCAGGAAGAGATCAACGCGAAATATTCGGACGCGCTTGATACCGCCGACATGCACAGCCTGATCAAGCTTGGCGTGAAGGAAATCGCGCAAAGCCACGGGGCCAGTGTCACCTTCATGGCGAAATACGATCACCGCAAGGCGGGGTCTTCAAGCCATATCCACCAGTCGCTGTGGAAGGACGACAAGAACGCCTTTCACGACCCCGCGGCCGAACATGGGATGAGCGCGGTGATGCGGCATTTCCTGGCCGGGCAGCTGGCGTTTTCGCGCGACATCGCCGTGTTCCTGGCGCCTTACATGAACAGTTACAAGCGCTTCTGCGTCGGCATGTTCGCGCCCACAAAGGCGGTCTGGTCGCTGGACAACCGCACCGCGGGCTATCGCATCTGCGGCGAGAACACCAAGTCCGTCCGCGTCGAATGCCGCATCGGCGGCGCCGATCTGAACCCCTATCTGGCCTGCGCGGCGCTTCTGGCGGCGGGGCTGGAAGGGATCGAACAGATGCTCGATCCGGGCCAGCCGGTGAACGGCGATCTTTATCAGTCCGAGACCGCGCCGGAAATTCCGCGCTCGCTGATCGAGGCGGCCGAGGCGCTGAAGGATTCCTCTTTCCTCTCGCGCGTGCTGGGGGCAGAGGTGGTGGAGCATTATTATCACGCCGCGCGCTGGGAAATCGAGGAAAGCCTGCGCGTCGTGACCGATTGGGAACGGCACCGCGGCTTCGAGCGGGCGTAACGGGTTCACGGGGGCGAAGGCGCCCCAAAGGAAGGTCGACATGACGAAGATGATCCAATGTATCTCGCCGGTGGATGGGCGGGTCTATGCGGAGCGCCCGGCGCTGACGCTGGCCGAGGCCGAGGCGGTTGCCGCGCGTGCCCGGGCGGCGCAGCCCGATTGGGCGGCGCGGCCGCTTGAAGACCGCATCGCGCTGGTCAAGGCCGGGGTGGCGAAGCTGAACGAGATGAAAGACCGCGTGGTCGAGGAACTGGCCTGGCAGATGGGCCGCCCGACGCGTTTTGGCGGCGAATTCGGCGGCGTCAATGACCGCACCAATTACATGGCCGAGATCGCCGAAAAGACCCTTGCGGCCACCGTGGTCGAGGACAGCGAGAAATTCCGCCGTACCCTTGCGCGCGAACCCGTGGGCGTCGTCTTCATCATCGCGCCGTGGAACTATCCCTACCTCACCACGATCAACACGCTGGTTCCGGCGCTGATCGCGGGCAACACCGTCGTTTTGAAACACGCCACCCAAACCATGCTGGTGGGCGAGCGTCTGGTCGAGGCCTTTGTCGAGGCGGGCGTGCCCGAGGACGTGTTCCAGAATGTCTATCTGACCCATGACGTGACCGAGGAGCTGCTGCAAAACCGCGCCTTCAATTTCGTCAACTTCACCGGCTCGGTCGGCGGCGGGGCGGCGATCGAACGCGCCGCGGCGGGCACCTTTACCGGGCTGGGGCTGGAACTGGGCGGCAAGGATCCGGGCTATGTGATGGAGGACGCCGATCTGGACGCCGCCGTCGACAGCCTGATGGACGGGGCGATGTTCAACGCCGGTCAGTGCTGCTGCGGCATTGAGCGGATCTATGTCCATGAAAGCCTCTATGACGCTTTCGTCGAAAAGGCGGTGGCCTGGGTTAAGGCCTTGAAACTGGGCAATCCTTTCGATCAGGCGACGACGCTTGGCCCGATGGCGAACAAGCGTTTCGCCCATGTCGTGCGCGAGCAGGTGGCCGAAGCCATCGCCGAAGGGGCTGTGGCGCTGATCGACCCGGCGCTCTTCCCCGAAGATGACGGCGGCGCTTACCTCGCCCCGCAGATCCTGGTGAATGTGAACCACGAAATGCGGGTGATGCGCGAGGAAAGCTTCGGCCCGGTCGTCGGCATCATGCCGGTGTCGGGCGACGAGGAAGCCATCGCGGCGATGAATGACAGCCCTTACGGCCTGACCTGCTCGCTTTGGACGCAGGATGTCGAGCGCGCGGCTGCCATCGGCGCGCGGATCGAGACCGGCACCGTCTTCATGAACCGCTGCGACTATCTGGACCCGGCCCTGTGCTGGACCGGCTGCAAGGACACCGGCCGCGGCGCGGCGCTGTCGGCCCTTGGCTATCATTCGGTCACGCGGCCGAAATCCTACCATCTGAAGAAGGTGACGAAATGAGCGTTCCGAACAGAAACTGGAACTACCCGACGCCGATCAAATTCGGCTGCGGCCGGATCGCCGAACTGGCCGATCACTGCAAGGCGGTGGGCATCACCAAGCCGCTTCTGGTGACCGACAAGGCACTGGCCAGCCTGCCGATCACGCGCCAAGCGCTTGATGTCATGGACAAGGGCGGACTGGGCCGGGCGGTGTTCTCGGACGTCGATCCGAACCCGAACGAGGGCAACATGGCCGCGGGCATCGCCGTCTACAAGGCGGGCGGCCATGACGGGGTGATCTGTTTCGGCGGCGGCTCGGCGCTGGATCTGGGCAAGATGATCGCGCTGATGGCCGATCAGCGGCCGGATCTGTCGGTCTGGGATCTGGAGGATGTGGACGACTGGTACACCCGGGCGGATGCGACGAAAATCGCGCCGATCGTCGCCGTGCCGACGACCGCGGGGACGGGGTCCGAAGTCGGCCGGGCGGGCGTGTTGACGAATTCCGTCACCCACAAGAAGAAGATCATCTTCCACCCGAAACTGATGCCCGCGGTCACCATCTGCGACCCGGAGCTGACGGTGGGTATGCCCGCCTTCATCACCGCGGGGACCGGCATGGATGCGCTGGCCCATTGCCTCGAGGCCTATTGCAGCCCCTTCTATCACCCGATGTCGCAGGGCATCGCGCTCGAAGGGATGCGGCTGGTCTTTGAAAACCTGCCCAAGGTCTACAAGGACCCGCAGGATATCGAGGCCCGTGCCCATATGATGTCGGCCGCCGCGATGGGCGCCGTGGCCTTCCAGAAAGGTCTTGGCGCGATCCATTCGCTGAGCCACCCGGTGGGCGCGGTTTACGGCACCCATCACGGCACGACGAATGCCTGCGTGATGCCGATGGTGCTTGATTACAACCGCGCCGCCATCGAAGAGCGGATCGAGAAAGCCGCCGCCTATATCGGCATCCCGGGCGGGTTTGACGGCTTCCGCGCCGCGGTCGTGGCCCTGAACGCCAGCCTCAAGATCCCGGAAACGCTGACGAAAATGGGCGTGAAGCCGGAAGATCTGGACATGCTGACCGAGATGGCGCTGGAAGATCCCTCTTGCGGCGGCAACCCGACCCCGATGACGCGCGAAAACACCCGCGCGCTTTTCGACGCCTGCATGTAAGCCCGAGGCCCGGCGGTCTTGCACCGCCGGGCCCCCACCCTTGGCGGCATCCCCCACAGGTTGCGGCTTTCCTGCCATTCCCCCACATTCCTGCCACAATCGCTGCGTTTCGCTCTCGTCTCGAAACGGAAAACGGGTATAACGGGGAAAAGATTTGGGAGATCCTCGTGCAGACTGCGATTGCGCCCGTGACGCAACAGGGAAAATCCGGCCTTGGCCGCTGGCTGTCGGCCACAAGCCTTGTCGTCCTTGCCGCGGCCCTTGGCGCGGCGCCTGCGCTGGCCGATCCGCTGGTCGGCAAGACGCGCAACACCTTCGGCATGCCCGGCGTGCTCGACATGCCCTCGGCCGAGATGTTCCCCGATGGCGAATTGGGCATCGGCCTGACCGTGCTGGATGACGGCACCTCGCGCGCGACGCTGACCTTTCAGATCGCCCCCTCGCTGGTCGGCGCCTTCCGCTATTCGCGCGTGCCCGGGCTGATGCCGGTCAAGGACGACAACGACAAGGAAACCGGCGCCTATACCGCGCTTTACGACCGCTCCTTCGACATCCGCTGGCAGATGCTGGAGGAGGGGCGGTGGCGGCCCGCCGTCGCGGTGGGGATGAACGATTTCGTCGGCACCGGCGTCTATTCCTCGGAATATATCGTCGCCACGAAAAGCTTTGGCGACCGGCTGCGGGTCTCGGGCGGTCTGGGCTGGGGGCGGCTCGGCTCGCATGGCTCGATCGGCTCGATCGGGACGCGGCCGGACTATGACTACGGCTCGCTGGGCGGCGAATTCAACGGCAAGAGCTGGTTCCGCGGCGATGTCGCGCCCTTCTTCGGCCTGTCTTATGCGATGACCGACCGGCTGACGCTGAAGGCGGAATATTCCTCGGACGCCTATGAAAAGGAAACCGCCGACAGCCCGCCCAATGGCGACTGGGAACGGCGCAGCTCGGTCAATATCGGCGCCGATTACCAGCTGGGCGCCTTCACCCACATGCAGTTCTTCTACATGCATGGCGACAAGTTCGGCTTCCAGATCACCCGCGCGATCAACCCGCAGGAGCCGCCCTTTGCCTCCGGCATCGAAAAGGCGCCGCTGCCGGTGCAGCCGCGCCCGCCCGTCTCCGCCGACCGGCTGGGCTGGTCGGGGGAATGGAGCAAGGATCCGACCGCGCAGCCCGCCATTCAGGGCGCGCTGGCGCAGTCCCTTGAAAAGGACGGGCAGGTGCTGGAATCGATGTCGCTGACCGCGACCCGGGCCGAGCTGCGCATCCGCAACATGACCTATGGCGCGCAGCCGCAGGCGATCGGCCATGCCGCCCGGACCGCCACCCGCGCCCTGCCGCCCTCGGTCGAGACGATCACCATCACCTCGGTCGAACGCGGTCTGGCGATTTCCTCGGTCACCTTCCATCGCCGCGATCTGGAGCGGCTGGAAAACACCCGCGCGCTCGATATCCTGCCTTCGACCACGATCACCGCGGCGGATGCGCATGATCCGGCGCAGGTGCGCACCGCCGATCTTTATCCGCGCTTCCGCTGGGGCCTGACGCCCTATGCCGAGGCCTCGATCTTCGACCCCGACAACCCGCTGCGCGCCGATTTCGGCGCCCAGCTTTCGGCGAAATTCGAACTGGCGCCGGGCCTCGTGATGTCGGGCCTGGTCCGGCAGAAGGTGGCGGGCAACCTTGATAACTCCACCCGGGTTTCGGACTCGGTGGTGCAGCATGTGCGCTCGGATCTGGTCGAATATCAGCGCGAGGGCGATCTGGCGCTGCAATATCTGACCGTCAGCCATTACGGCCAGCCGCTGCCCAATGTCTTTTCGCGGCTGACGGTGGGCTATCTGGAACGGATGTATGGCGGGGTTTCGGGCGAAATGCTGTGGAAGCCCGTCGACAGCCGTCTGGCGCTGGGGCTCGAGGCGAACTGGGTGAAGCAGCGCGATTTCGACCAGCATTTCGGCTTTCAGGACTATGACACCGCCACCGGCCATGTCTCGGCCTATTACGATTTCGGCCGCGGCTATGTCGGCGAATTGCATGTCGGCCGCTATCTGGCGCAGGACTGGGGCGGCACGATCGAGCTTGACCGGCAGTTCGAAAACGGCTGGAAGGTCGGCGCCTTTGCGACGATCACCGACATGTCCTCGGAGGATTATGGCGAGGGCTCGTTCGACAAGGGCATCCGGCTGACGATTCCGGTCGCCTGGAGTACCGGCAAGCCCTCGGTCAACACGCTGAAGACGACGATCCGTCCGTTGCAACGGGACGGCGGCGCGCGGCTGGATATCGACGGACGGTTGTTCGACACCGTCCACGGCGCGCAGACCGGCTCGCTTTACAACGAATGGGGGAGATTCTGGCGATGACGAAGATGCGTCGGGCCGGAATGGCCGCGCTGGCGCTTGTTGCCGGGCTGGCGGCTTGCGGCACGGATCAGACCCGTCTGGAAACCGGGCGCGAGGCGACGGCCGAGGTCAAGGCGCTGCTGCGCGGGCTGGTTCACCGCGGGCCGAGGGGCGCGGCCCCCGATCCGCAGCAGATCGCGCGCGAGGCGCTGGCGGCGAATGCGGGGCCGCTGATGCTGGTCTCGCTCGAGGCGACGAAATCCACCTCGGTGTTCGGGCTGCGCGGCGAGAACAACGGCATGCGGACCTGGCTCTCGCCCTCGGGGCAGGGGGTGATCACCCGCGGCGGCATTCTGGCGGGCACCCGCGGCTTTGGCAACGATCTGATGTCGTCCGATATCGGGCCGCTGATCGGCGCGGTGCAGGGGCGGCGCACGACCGCGTTGAAGATCGAGCTGCGCTATCTGGACGGGCTGGGCAAGGAGCGGCCGCTGCCGTTGGACTGCCGGACCGGCACCGCCGCGCCCACCGGCTATGATTTCGCCGGGATGCGGTTCGAGGGCACGCCGGTGGCCGTGCATTGCGAGGGCTACGGCTTCACGTTCGACAACAGCTATATCGTCTCGGGGGCGGGCACGGTTCTGTCCTCGCGGCAATGGATCGGGCCGCGGCTGGGCTATCTGACCCTGCAAT
This DNA window, taken from Rhodobacter capsulatus SB 1003, encodes the following:
- a CDS encoding TRAP transporter small permease subunit, producing MPRVLVAYVHFIDGLNRRVGRFAMYLLYVIMAIMIVSMLTKAAHVPALWTLEMAQFTLVAYYMLGAPFALQTDVNVRMDLIYGRFSHKGRALTDVFTVFCLMFYLGVMLYGAFDSTVYSFEMSERNPTAWRPVLWPIKSIITLAFGLMLLQAVALLIRDVATLRGVKL
- a CDS encoding TRAP transporter large permease gives rise to the protein MDYNTIAALMFSSMLLMMLTGQRVFGAIGVVAVVAALALWGQGGSDMGFSAVMKLMKWTALLTLPMFVFMGYVMSETRLAEDLYRMFHVWFGPLPGGLAIGTVMLMVLISAMNGLSVAGMAIGATIALPELQRRGYDKLMISGVIQAGSSLGILIPPSVVLVLYAMIARQPVSNLWLAGIVPGLLMAALFILYIVIRTWANPALAPRMSAEERAAITRAEKFSLLRAGLLPVFIFVAMMVPFINGWASLTETSVIGVAATVLVAWGKGRMSWYVLETATKQTLLITVMFMMIITAALSFGAVFDGLGAGRSIQSFFTEDLGLAPWQILVLMQVSFLIMGMFLDDTAMLVIVAPVYVSLAKALGFDLIWYGVLYTITCQIAYLTPPFGYNLFLMKALAPPDYTLPVIYRSVWPFVLVMVLTLVLIMVFPQIALWLPQAMLGR
- a CDS encoding TRAP transporter substrate-binding protein, whose amino-acid sequence is MTTTRRTFLTTGAVGVAAGLATPALAQSAPIKWRLQTYAGTVLAEQVVKPAIDAFNTIANGQMEIELYTSDQLVPTGELFRAMQNGTIDAVQSDDDSMASPTEVTVFGGYFPLALRYSLDVPALFNEWGLDQIWKEEYAKVGIKHISAGSWDPCNFNMKEPVKSLADLSGKRVFTFPTAGRFLAQFGVIPVTLPWEDVEVALQTGELDGLAWSGITEDYTAGWSKVAPYFLTNNISGAWIGHFFANMERWNALPPHLQQLMQTCFDQSHYRRQWWYWAGEAKLRVEGADMTLTSLPPEDYAKIEEAAHKFWDEIATESPLKAKVVEIIKKYNDTMVKAGVPYRY
- a CDS encoding glutamine synthetase family protein, producing MPANLTFAALTDAVAKGEIDTVITCLCDMQGRLQGKRFHAAHFLESAHEETHCCNYLLATDMEMITVPGYKASSWSRGYGDYVMKPDLATLRRIPWAPGTALVMCDVLDHHTHELVAHAPRTVLKRQIERAKAMGFDVMMATELEFFLFEESFPALFDAGYPLPTPMARYNVDYNLMGSARDEKIMRDIRNKLYGAGIPIECSKGEAEAGQEEINAKYSDALDTADMHSLIKLGVKEIAQSHGASVTFMAKYDHRKAGSSSHIHQSLWKDDKNAFHDPAAEHGMSAVMRHFLAGQLAFSRDIAVFLAPYMNSYKRFCVGMFAPTKAVWSLDNRTAGYRICGENTKSVRVECRIGGADLNPYLACAALLAAGLEGIEQMLDPGQPVNGDLYQSETAPEIPRSLIEAAEALKDSSFLSRVLGAEVVEHYYHAARWEIEESLRVVTDWERHRGFERA
- a CDS encoding aldehyde dehydrogenase family protein, with the protein product MTKMIQCISPVDGRVYAERPALTLAEAEAVAARARAAQPDWAARPLEDRIALVKAGVAKLNEMKDRVVEELAWQMGRPTRFGGEFGGVNDRTNYMAEIAEKTLAATVVEDSEKFRRTLAREPVGVVFIIAPWNYPYLTTINTLVPALIAGNTVVLKHATQTMLVGERLVEAFVEAGVPEDVFQNVYLTHDVTEELLQNRAFNFVNFTGSVGGGAAIERAAAGTFTGLGLELGGKDPGYVMEDADLDAAVDSLMDGAMFNAGQCCCGIERIYVHESLYDAFVEKAVAWVKALKLGNPFDQATTLGPMANKRFAHVVREQVAEAIAEGAVALIDPALFPEDDGGAYLAPQILVNVNHEMRVMREESFGPVVGIMPVSGDEEAIAAMNDSPYGLTCSLWTQDVERAAAIGARIETGTVFMNRCDYLDPALCWTGCKDTGRGAALSALGYHSVTRPKSYHLKKVTK
- a CDS encoding iron-containing alcohol dehydrogenase, with the protein product MSVPNRNWNYPTPIKFGCGRIAELADHCKAVGITKPLLVTDKALASLPITRQALDVMDKGGLGRAVFSDVDPNPNEGNMAAGIAVYKAGGHDGVICFGGGSALDLGKMIALMADQRPDLSVWDLEDVDDWYTRADATKIAPIVAVPTTAGTGSEVGRAGVLTNSVTHKKKIIFHPKLMPAVTICDPELTVGMPAFITAGTGMDALAHCLEAYCSPFYHPMSQGIALEGMRLVFENLPKVYKDPQDIEARAHMMSAAAMGAVAFQKGLGAIHSLSHPVGAVYGTHHGTTNACVMPMVLDYNRAAIEERIEKAAAYIGIPGGFDGFRAAVVALNASLKIPETLTKMGVKPEDLDMLTEMALEDPSCGGNPTPMTRENTRALFDACM
- a CDS encoding YjbH domain-containing protein; the protein is MQTAIAPVTQQGKSGLGRWLSATSLVVLAAALGAAPALADPLVGKTRNTFGMPGVLDMPSAEMFPDGELGIGLTVLDDGTSRATLTFQIAPSLVGAFRYSRVPGLMPVKDDNDKETGAYTALYDRSFDIRWQMLEEGRWRPAVAVGMNDFVGTGVYSSEYIVATKSFGDRLRVSGGLGWGRLGSHGSIGSIGTRPDYDYGSLGGEFNGKSWFRGDVAPFFGLSYAMTDRLTLKAEYSSDAYEKETADSPPNGDWERRSSVNIGADYQLGAFTHMQFFYMHGDKFGFQITRAINPQEPPFASGIEKAPLPVQPRPPVSADRLGWSGEWSKDPTAQPAIQGALAQSLEKDGQVLESMSLTATRAELRIRNMTYGAQPQAIGHAARTATRALPPSVETITITSVERGLAISSVTFHRRDLERLENTRALDILPSTTITAADAHDPAQVRTADLYPRFRWGLTPYAEASIFDPDNPLRADFGAQLSAKFELAPGLVMSGLVRQKVAGNLDNSTRVSDSVVQHVRSDLVEYQREGDLALQYLTVSHYGQPLPNVFSRLTVGYLERMYGGVSGEMLWKPVDSRLALGLEANWVKQRDFDQHFGFQDYDTATGHVSAYYDFGRGYVGELHVGRYLAQDWGGTIELDRQFENGWKVGAFATITDMSSEDYGEGSFDKGIRLTIPVAWSTGKPSVNTLKTTIRPLQRDGGARLDIDGRLFDTVHGAQTGSLYNEWGRFWR
- a CDS encoding YjbF family lipoprotein; amino-acid sequence: MTKMRRAGMAALALVAGLAACGTDQTRLETGREATAEVKALLRGLVHRGPRGAAPDPQQIAREALAANAGPLMLVSLEATKSTSVFGLRGENNGMRTWLSPSGQGVITRGGILAGTRGFGNDLMSSDIGPLIGAVQGRRTTALKIELRYLDGLGKERPLPLDCRTGTAAPTGYDFAGMRFEGTPVAVHCEGYGFTFDNSYIVSGAGTVLSSRQWIGPRLGYLTLQSLRN